Proteins encoded within one genomic window of Polynucleobacter duraquae:
- a CDS encoding MBL fold metallo-hydrolase, whose protein sequence is MGLRFPQLGSYRYSVHTLQTGPFKENCYVVVGGNGEDAVIIDPGGEEDYLKTEIDSLGVNINMILLTHGHFDHIGAVENLANYYGVLVHAHQIEKALIRQAGIYAYRFNKERLIPPVNVTYFDECQDLYWPGGVITTIPCPGHTAGCVSYGFESEIVFTGDTLFRGYVGPTNYPTSNYHDLINSVESLLANLPPDCIIFPGHGRSWLAGDATVWWNGISNNPPQFHLFGDDKGG, encoded by the coding sequence ATGGGACTACGTTTTCCTCAATTGGGGTCTTATAGATATAGTGTTCACACCCTACAAACTGGGCCTTTTAAGGAAAATTGTTACGTTGTCGTTGGCGGTAATGGAGAAGATGCCGTAATTATAGATCCTGGCGGTGAGGAGGATTATTTAAAGACTGAAATTGACTCTTTGGGCGTTAATATCAACATGATTTTGCTGACCCACGGCCACTTTGATCATATTGGGGCTGTTGAGAATTTAGCTAATTATTATGGGGTTCTAGTACATGCCCACCAGATTGAAAAGGCATTGATAAGGCAGGCTGGGATTTATGCCTATCGATTCAATAAGGAGAGATTAATTCCACCTGTTAATGTTACATATTTTGACGAATGCCAAGATTTATACTGGCCTGGAGGGGTCATAACCACAATTCCTTGCCCGGGTCATACAGCGGGTTGCGTAAGTTATGGTTTTGAATCTGAAATAGTGTTTACAGGTGATACTTTATTTAGGGGTTATGTTGGACCAACAAATTACCCTACTAGTAATTACCATGATTTAATAAATTCAGTAGAGAGTCTTCTAGCTAATTTGCCACCTGATTGCATTATTTTTCCTGGGCATGGTAGGTCTTGGCTGGCGGGGGATGCGACAGTATGGTGGAACGGGATTTCTAATAATCCTCCACAATTTCATTTATTCGGAGATGATAAAGGTGGCTAA
- a CDS encoding 3-oxoacyl-ACP synthase III family protein yields the protein MANKRSIGILGVGKCIPETLLTNEEVEKKAGLPIGTIEAKTGVKKRYIASESETASGLSAIACEAALNSAKICSEQVNSIIACTFTADYVMPALACKVHQLLGAKNASAFDVMANCTGFQVGLNLMSDRLTSDVSQSYGLVVGAALQSRFVNWSDSSSCMYFGDGFGAAVLGEVPEGYGFLSHDTLTNSSVYESVRIRGGGSSFPMRPENISSNLNYYEINGMEVWKQVVQYQPKIIKSALAKAGLSIDDVDFFIFHQANMNLISYLMGKMKMSIDKTHTNVAEIGNTAEASMAIALCEAVQENKIKSGDVVVISGVGAGFTYGASVMRWWAP from the coding sequence GTGGCTAATAAGAGGTCAATCGGAATTCTAGGTGTGGGAAAGTGTATTCCAGAAACACTTTTAACAAATGAAGAGGTTGAGAAAAAAGCTGGACTTCCTATTGGGACAATAGAGGCAAAAACAGGCGTTAAAAAAAGATATATAGCCAGCGAATCAGAAACTGCCTCTGGATTGTCTGCGATAGCTTGCGAGGCAGCCCTTAATTCAGCCAAGATTTGTTCGGAGCAAGTCAATTCAATAATTGCTTGCACTTTTACTGCAGACTATGTAATGCCAGCATTGGCATGCAAAGTGCATCAGTTGCTGGGTGCAAAAAATGCTTCTGCATTTGACGTAATGGCCAATTGCACTGGATTTCAGGTAGGCCTCAATCTTATGTCTGATCGTCTAACATCAGATGTTAGTCAGTCTTATGGTTTGGTTGTTGGAGCAGCCTTGCAATCAAGGTTTGTCAACTGGAGCGATTCTAGTTCTTGTATGTATTTTGGTGATGGTTTCGGAGCTGCAGTTTTAGGTGAGGTACCAGAGGGCTATGGATTTTTATCCCACGATACCTTAACTAATTCTTCAGTTTACGAATCAGTGAGGATACGCGGTGGCGGATCTAGTTTTCCAATGCGACCTGAAAATATAAGTAGTAATTTGAATTACTATGAAATTAACGGCATGGAAGTGTGGAAGCAAGTTGTGCAATATCAACCTAAGATCATTAAAAGCGCACTCGCTAAAGCGGGTTTAAGTATTGATGATGTGGATTTTTTTATTTTTCACCAAGCAAATATGAATCTCATAAGCTATTTAATGGGCAAAATGAAGATGTCTATAGATAAAACTCATACTAATGTTGCTGAGATAGGTAATACTGCAGAGGCTTCTATGGCTATAGCTCTGTGCGAAGCCGTTCAGGAGAATAAAATTAAAAGCGGGGATGTTGTAGTTATTTCAGGAGTAGGCGCTGGGTTTACCTATGGTGCATCTGTGATGAGATGGTGGGCTCCATGA
- a CDS encoding SDR family oxidoreductase translates to MSYLIDDVKVKKLNFDLIKIGDTAEITHKITQDDVNLFASLTGDFNPLHVNKEYAKTTRFHKPVVHGMLSASFISPLIGTCLPGEGALWSSQNLEFLRPAFVDDTLIVQSTVIQKSVATRSLILDTKVANQHNQILVSGRSLVKVLESEGEHATVGSGDGVQGQPIGLKQSHIQNSSSTDNGRIVLITGASRGIGAAIASKLAERGYKVVVNYSSDADGASDLIKKICSMGYVAVDGKADVSKIEDLENLKIRIQKSIGSITDVVHCASPLPIPTAFELLSWSDFQLQIDVQLKGAFNCTKVFLPSMLELKKGTFTYLSSIFAEGTPPGLQAHYVSTKAALSAFGRSIAAEYGNRGIRSNIVAPGMTQTDMISGVPDKTKLLAKMNTPLRKIATPEDIANAVEFLVGDNSGHITGETIRVCGGITM, encoded by the coding sequence ATGAGTTACTTGATCGATGATGTAAAAGTTAAAAAACTTAATTTTGATCTAATAAAAATTGGGGATACTGCAGAGATCACTCATAAGATCACGCAGGATGACGTTAATTTATTTGCATCATTAACTGGTGACTTTAATCCTCTGCATGTAAATAAAGAATATGCAAAAACTACACGATTTCATAAGCCAGTAGTTCATGGGATGCTATCTGCATCCTTTATATCTCCACTAATCGGCACATGTTTGCCAGGGGAAGGTGCGCTGTGGTCATCGCAAAACCTCGAGTTTTTAAGGCCAGCATTTGTTGACGATACTCTTATAGTTCAATCCACTGTTATTCAAAAATCTGTTGCTACTCGATCACTTATATTGGATACAAAAGTAGCTAATCAGCACAATCAAATACTGGTATCAGGCAGATCATTAGTTAAGGTTCTTGAATCTGAGGGTGAGCATGCAACAGTCGGCTCAGGTGATGGGGTTCAGGGTCAACCTATTGGATTAAAGCAGTCGCATATACAAAATTCCTCATCTACTGACAATGGACGAATTGTCTTAATAACTGGAGCAAGTCGTGGAATTGGTGCGGCCATTGCGTCCAAGCTTGCCGAACGGGGGTATAAGGTTGTAGTTAATTACAGTAGTGATGCCGATGGCGCATCAGACCTTATTAAAAAAATATGCTCAATGGGATATGTGGCTGTAGATGGTAAGGCTGATGTTTCAAAGATTGAGGACCTGGAGAACTTAAAAATACGCATCCAGAAGAGTATTGGCTCAATTACGGATGTTGTGCACTGTGCCTCCCCGCTTCCAATCCCAACGGCATTCGAGCTACTTTCGTGGTCAGATTTTCAGTTACAAATAGACGTGCAATTGAAAGGTGCCTTTAATTGCACCAAAGTATTTTTGCCCTCCATGCTTGAATTAAAAAAGGGAACGTTTACTTATTTAAGCTCTATCTTTGCTGAAGGAACTCCTCCTGGCCTCCAGGCTCACTATGTATCAACTAAAGCTGCCTTATCTGCCTTTGGACGCTCTATAGCGGCCGAGTATGGGAATAGGGGTATTCGTTCTAATATTGTTGCGCCAGGGATGACGCAAACAGATATGATTTCTGGAGTGCCTGACAAAACAAAATTATTAGCAAAAATGAATACTCCCCTAAGGAAAATTGCTACTCCTGAAGATATTGCAAATGCCGTAGAATTTTTAGTCGGGGATAATAGCGGTCACATTACCGGCGAAACCATTCGCGTATGTGGTGGAATCACAATGTGA
- a CDS encoding HAD-IIIC family phosphatase, which yields MKKPTDLPGEKISRTNPRERKYSDYIELLSDIKKNNEFSKDFPSLKIAVLRNFTVEPLLPVLEAEIYLAGFIPNIWVGDFDNIAFEAMSITSGLEEFEPDFILIFNWLDTISPALTTQFILKSKGEIDEEVVRVRQVYRDIEGSLRKSFSVPIAITNFNLPVDSTLGILDSQDSDYQFHTIQNLNLQILLDAKSFADVYILDIAKIFAAEGYLNAFDSRHWQMARAPFTQRAILTICNELGRLFKALRGKSKKCLVLDCDNTLWGGVIGEDGMGGIKLGTTFPGSCYKALQEEVLNLRERGVILALCSKNNESDVLEVLNNHPEMLIKEKHVSTWQINWDDKATNLRRLAKELNIGLDSFVFVDDNEFEINLIREQLPEVATIHLTGNTSGYRSLLSSFGYFDSLTFTAEDRRKNEMYGEAHIRNKLESESSSIEEYLENLGLEAALGIPTISDIARCSQLTQKTNQFNLTTCRYSEGQIAELISDKDSDVFYLRVKDKVADLGLVGVAVVRYRELEAQIEAFMMSCRAIGRGAETALLAYIANQSKSKRGSHSLSAKYLHTAKNESLVRNFYEENGFEKVSQQGEDTNWELDLRTEEISYPAWIKINES from the coding sequence ATGAAAAAGCCCACTGATTTACCTGGCGAAAAAATTAGCCGCACCAATCCTAGAGAGCGTAAGTATTCAGATTACATAGAATTGTTATCGGATATTAAGAAAAATAATGAATTTTCTAAAGATTTCCCAAGTCTTAAAATTGCAGTACTAAGAAATTTTACAGTTGAGCCACTATTGCCCGTACTAGAGGCAGAAATTTATCTTGCAGGATTCATACCAAATATATGGGTTGGTGACTTCGATAATATTGCGTTCGAAGCAATGTCAATTACGTCTGGATTGGAGGAGTTTGAACCAGATTTTATATTGATTTTTAATTGGCTGGATACAATTAGCCCGGCCTTAACCACGCAATTTATCTTAAAATCGAAAGGTGAGATTGACGAAGAAGTTGTGAGGGTGCGTCAGGTTTATAGAGATATTGAGGGTAGTCTACGCAAGAGTTTTTCTGTGCCCATTGCCATTACTAATTTTAACCTGCCAGTGGACTCAACCCTAGGAATCCTTGACAGCCAGGATTCTGACTATCAATTTCACACAATCCAGAATTTAAACCTTCAAATTTTACTTGATGCTAAAAGTTTTGCTGATGTCTATATTCTTGATATCGCCAAAATATTTGCAGCGGAAGGTTATCTAAACGCATTCGATTCAAGACATTGGCAAATGGCGAGAGCCCCATTCACTCAGCGTGCTATTTTAACTATTTGTAATGAGCTTGGAAGATTGTTTAAGGCTTTGCGTGGAAAATCAAAGAAGTGTTTAGTGCTTGATTGTGACAACACTCTTTGGGGAGGTGTTATAGGCGAAGATGGAATGGGGGGTATCAAGCTAGGGACCACATTCCCCGGCTCTTGTTACAAAGCATTGCAAGAGGAGGTTTTGAACTTAAGAGAGCGAGGAGTAATTTTGGCCCTCTGCAGCAAAAATAACGAATCAGATGTACTTGAGGTATTAAATAATCATCCTGAAATGTTAATTAAGGAAAAGCATGTCTCAACTTGGCAGATAAATTGGGATGACAAGGCTACAAATTTACGAAGACTAGCAAAAGAATTAAATATTGGCCTAGACAGTTTTGTTTTTGTTGATGATAACGAATTTGAAATTAATCTTATTAGGGAGCAGTTGCCCGAAGTTGCTACGATACATTTAACGGGTAATACTTCCGGCTATAGAAGCCTGCTATCAAGTTTTGGATATTTTGATTCCCTTACATTTACTGCAGAGGATAGAAGAAAAAATGAAATGTATGGCGAAGCACATATTCGCAATAAGCTGGAATCTGAATCAAGCTCGATCGAAGAATATCTTGAAAATCTTGGACTAGAGGCTGCTTTAGGAATTCCTACTATTTCTGATATTGCTCGATGTTCGCAGTTGACGCAAAAAACTAATCAATTCAACTTAACTACTTGTCGTTATAGTGAAGGGCAGATTGCTGAGTTGATATCTGACAAAGACTCTGACGTATTTTACTTGCGTGTGAAGGATAAGGTGGCTGACTTGGGTTTAGTTGGGGTCGCTGTAGTTAGGTATCGTGAACTTGAGGCTCAAATTGAAGCCTTTATGATGAGTTGTAGGGCAATTGGCCGAGGCGCAGAAACCGCATTACTCGCATATATTGCAAACCAATCCAAGAGTAAGCGCGGTTCACATTCCCTTTCTGCTAAGTACTTACACACAGCAAAGAATGAATCGCTCGTAAGAAACTTTTATGAGGAAAATGGATTCGAAAAAGTAAGTCAGCAGGGAGAAGACACTAATTGGGAGCTAGATCTCCGTACCGAAGAAATATCATATCCAGCATGGATCAAAATTAATGAAAGTTAG
- a CDS encoding acyl carrier protein, whose translation MINNEILLKNTVAKVLGVNLDDINDDSSMDNLHEWDSVKHLNLVLAIEEVFGISMTEEQSLEMLSFPLIKLVLSEHNINF comes from the coding sequence ATGATTAATAATGAAATACTTTTAAAAAATACTGTTGCCAAAGTGTTGGGCGTAAATCTAGATGATATCAATGATGACTCATCAATGGATAACTTGCATGAATGGGATTCGGTAAAGCATCTTAATCTTGTGCTTGCAATCGAGGAAGTATTTGGAATTTCAATGACAGAGGAGCAATCTCTTGAGATGTTAAGTTTTCCACTAATCAAGTTAGTTTTATCTGAGCACAACATTAATTTTTAA
- a CDS encoding ANL family adenylate-forming protein: MNEIDTLLKRMEGFGSLPAIIWKNNQLNYIEFVDLINDWELKLPNLGVTRGTVCSVLGDFSPKCCALFFALMKAGSIVVPLTKSIVNESEQFKRIAGVQISIEFADDDSFNSKVEDSYPDNFLIKEFRSTKNSSGLVVFSSGSTGEPKGILHDFECVIRKFISQRKGWKSILFLLMDHFGGFNTFIAAFAYGGVAVCVHDRDPSAICEAIQSSRATLLPTTPTFINLLIASRAFMSFDLSSIELITYGTEVMPEATLNKLKTIFPNASLKQTYGLSEVGVLRSKSENDASLWVKIGGDGFEVRIENNILWIKSESNMVGYLNAPSPFDEGGWMCTGDQVEVNGDYMRIIGRKSEMINVGGQKVFPAEIETILLEDENVKEATVYGVKNPLMGHVVHANIALLEEESSENLTIRLRKSCILKLAKYKIPVKFNVVHGESQRNERFKKIRTGLDKS, from the coding sequence TTGAATGAAATAGATACCCTCTTAAAGAGGATGGAGGGATTTGGCTCTCTTCCTGCAATTATTTGGAAAAATAACCAACTAAATTACATTGAATTTGTTGATCTGATAAATGATTGGGAGTTAAAGCTTCCCAATCTCGGAGTTACTCGAGGAACGGTTTGTAGTGTACTAGGGGACTTTTCTCCTAAATGTTGCGCACTTTTTTTTGCATTAATGAAGGCTGGATCAATTGTTGTCCCGCTTACGAAATCAATAGTCAATGAAAGTGAGCAGTTTAAGCGGATTGCCGGCGTCCAAATATCAATTGAATTTGCTGATGATGATTCTTTCAATTCTAAAGTTGAAGATTCCTATCCAGATAATTTCTTAATAAAAGAATTTCGATCCACAAAAAATTCATCTGGATTAGTAGTTTTTTCTTCTGGTTCAACGGGTGAGCCAAAGGGAATTTTGCACGATTTTGAATGTGTAATTCGTAAATTCATTAGTCAACGCAAGGGATGGAAATCAATTTTATTTTTATTGATGGATCATTTTGGCGGATTCAATACGTTTATTGCGGCTTTTGCCTATGGTGGTGTTGCAGTTTGCGTACATGACCGCGATCCAAGCGCCATTTGCGAGGCGATTCAATCATCTCGTGCAACTCTTCTCCCAACAACACCCACCTTCATTAATTTATTGATCGCATCTCGGGCTTTTATGTCATTCGATTTATCGTCAATAGAGCTCATAACATATGGTACTGAAGTAATGCCAGAGGCAACATTGAATAAATTGAAAACAATTTTTCCAAATGCTTCATTAAAGCAAACATATGGCCTATCTGAGGTGGGTGTACTGCGCTCGAAGTCTGAGAATGATGCATCGCTTTGGGTAAAGATTGGTGGAGATGGTTTTGAGGTAAGAATTGAGAACAATATTTTATGGATAAAATCTGAGTCTAATATGGTCGGCTACCTCAATGCTCCATCACCCTTTGATGAGGGAGGGTGGATGTGCACGGGCGATCAAGTTGAGGTTAATGGCGACTACATGCGTATTATTGGCCGTAAATCTGAAATGATTAATGTAGGAGGCCAAAAGGTTTTCCCTGCGGAAATTGAAACCATTTTGCTCGAAGATGAGAATGTAAAAGAGGCTACTGTTTATGGGGTTAAAAATCCATTGATGGGGCATGTGGTTCATGCCAATATAGCCCTACTTGAGGAGGAATCCTCTGAAAATCTCACAATACGACTAAGAAAGTCGTGTATCTTAAAGCTAGCAAAATATAAGATTCCAGTAAAATTTAATGTTGTTCACGGCGAGAGTCAACGTAACGAACGTTTTAAAAAGATTCGGACAGGGCTTGATAAGTCCTAA
- a CDS encoding PIG-L deacetylase family protein, which yields MATALFLFAHQDDECGVFQAIDSELNSGSTVHCCYFTSGTPSGLDSSRRDLESQKVLASLGIDPKNMHFIGGLQSIPDGNLVANVNFAYEWILSFLKSNGNVINIYLPAWEGGHPDHDVLHAVGVRAANNANFIDTTFQYPLYNGYHCFGPFFRTLLPLIQNGDVRTTNIHIFNRLRFLGLCLRYPSQVKTWIGLFPFFLLHYFFWGTQDLQKVSLDRLRQKPHAGSLYYERRKFSSWEKISSELIFFEKNYLFL from the coding sequence ATGGCCACAGCACTTTTTCTATTTGCTCATCAGGATGATGAGTGTGGGGTTTTTCAAGCCATAGATTCTGAATTGAACTCAGGAAGTACGGTACATTGCTGCTACTTTACTAGTGGCACCCCTAGCGGCTTAGATTCAAGTCGCCGTGATCTTGAGTCGCAGAAGGTGCTCGCAAGTCTGGGTATTGACCCTAAAAATATGCACTTTATCGGCGGCCTGCAGTCTATACCTGATGGTAATTTAGTTGCCAATGTTAATTTTGCATATGAATGGATTCTTTCATTTCTGAAATCAAATGGAAATGTAATAAATATATATTTACCTGCATGGGAGGGTGGACATCCTGACCATGATGTTTTGCATGCTGTTGGAGTTAGGGCAGCTAATAATGCAAACTTTATTGACACCACGTTTCAGTACCCCTTATACAATGGATATCACTGTTTTGGTCCATTCTTCAGAACTCTGCTTCCGCTGATTCAGAATGGAGATGTTCGCACTACCAACATACACATTTTCAATCGACTTAGATTCTTGGGGCTATGTCTTAGGTACCCCAGTCAGGTTAAAACTTGGATTGGTTTATTCCCTTTTTTTTTACTGCATTATTTTTTTTGGGGCACTCAGGATCTTCAAAAAGTTTCTCTTGATCGCCTGAGACAGAAGCCTCATGCTGGATCTTTATACTACGAAAGAAGAAAATTTTCCTCTTGGGAAAAAATCTCTTCGGAATTAATTTTTTTTGAAAAAAATTACCTATTTTTATAA
- a CDS encoding calcium:proton antiporter, whose translation MHSLAPLLNQTWFIALMGFTLIGAVLSAVHHAEVIAHKTGEPYGTLVLSISVTIIEVSLIITMMLAGHEGSEFIARDAVFATVMIVVNGVIGLCIFMGGFKHHEMSFRNEGTNSALAVLTALATFILVMPIATMSTPGPDFTQSQLAFAGIASFALYGAFIFFQTVSHRDYYLPKAEDKKTDSDIHADKPSNLKTTVSVFLLLLSLMIVVGLAEALNPAIEAGVKSAGAPKTVVGIAIALLVLLPEAYAAVRAARANRLQSSLNLALGSALASIGLTIPTVAAFAIFFDLPISLGISSLNMTLMYLSFFIGALTLAIGRTTLLQGVVHLIIFFEFLFLSLVP comes from the coding sequence ATGCACTCTTTAGCTCCATTACTTAATCAAACTTGGTTCATTGCTTTAATGGGTTTTACCTTGATTGGAGCGGTCCTGTCGGCAGTGCACCACGCTGAAGTCATTGCCCATAAAACTGGTGAACCTTATGGAACACTTGTACTCTCAATTAGCGTCACGATTATCGAAGTATCACTCATTATCACGATGATGTTAGCCGGTCATGAAGGCTCTGAATTTATTGCTCGAGATGCAGTTTTTGCCACAGTCATGATTGTGGTCAATGGCGTAATTGGTTTATGCATCTTCATGGGTGGCTTTAAACATCATGAGATGTCTTTTCGCAATGAAGGAACTAATTCAGCTCTAGCAGTGCTTACCGCCCTGGCGACTTTCATTTTAGTCATGCCAATAGCAACCATGAGCACTCCTGGCCCTGACTTTACTCAGAGCCAATTGGCCTTTGCTGGCATTGCTTCATTTGCCCTCTACGGTGCATTTATTTTCTTCCAAACAGTTAGCCATCGTGACTACTACCTCCCAAAAGCAGAAGATAAAAAGACTGATAGTGATATACATGCGGATAAACCCAGCAATTTAAAAACTACTGTCAGCGTCTTTCTTCTATTGTTATCACTGATGATTGTGGTCGGCTTGGCAGAGGCGCTTAACCCTGCTATTGAGGCTGGAGTAAAGTCAGCTGGCGCACCCAAAACAGTCGTTGGCATCGCTATCGCCCTTCTGGTACTACTGCCCGAAGCTTATGCAGCAGTTAGAGCAGCAAGAGCAAATCGCTTACAAAGCAGTTTGAATCTAGCTTTAGGCTCAGCCTTGGCGAGTATTGGTTTAACAATACCTACTGTAGCTGCATTTGCAATCTTCTTTGATTTACCAATCAGTCTGGGGATCAGTTCACTCAATATGACGCTTATGTATCTGAGCTTTTTTATTGGGGCGCTCACCCTTGCCATTGGCAGAACCACCCTGTTACAGGGTGTGGTTCACTTGATTATTTTCTTTGAATTCTTATTTTTGAGTTTAGTACCTTAG
- a CDS encoding sirohydrochlorin chelatase, protein MKALIFFGHGARDTRWREPFDRLAVLWRAQHPNTRVELAFLELMEPSLEEAISLQVAIGATEVVVVPVFFGQGGHLRNDFPVLLSACQDQFPEIQLSATPAVGEDEAVLQAIIEFSARTL, encoded by the coding sequence ATGAAAGCCCTCATTTTCTTTGGCCATGGTGCTCGAGATACCCGTTGGCGTGAGCCATTTGATCGTTTGGCTGTCTTATGGAGAGCGCAACATCCAAATACACGAGTGGAGCTTGCATTCTTAGAGCTAATGGAGCCTAGCTTAGAAGAGGCGATTTCTTTACAAGTAGCTATCGGAGCAACTGAAGTGGTTGTAGTTCCGGTGTTTTTTGGCCAAGGTGGCCATTTGCGTAATGACTTCCCAGTCCTGCTTTCTGCTTGCCAAGATCAATTCCCTGAAATTCAACTAAGCGCTACGCCTGCAGTCGGTGAGGATGAGGCTGTCTTGCAAGCCATCATCGAATTTAGCGCTAGAACTCTGTAA
- the cobA gene encoding uroporphyrinogen-III C-methyltransferase: protein MFNVALKKSTKADLAQIMSNVRKLGKVYLVGAGPGATDLITVRGANLLSKADIVFHDALVDPAMLELCPQAIKEPVGKRCGKLSSAQHFINKRLIDATQKYQIIVRLKGGDPMMFGRADEEINALKNHHIEVEVVPGITAALAGAAAIQQSLTLRGVSRSVAFITLAQGTENLGDNGGQKYPIQNPQADTLVYYMGRKDATRIAKQLIESSSNHIGETPVHILEAVSTKNERHWSSTLGRLADGRANNWFDSTLPALIMVGEALREKPIMKQTEELQSSSAKFDDGLQDSLILTDCRRSA from the coding sequence GTGTTCAACGTAGCACTCAAGAAGTCAACTAAGGCAGATTTAGCACAAATCATGAGCAATGTAAGAAAACTCGGTAAAGTGTATTTAGTTGGTGCTGGCCCTGGCGCAACTGATCTCATTACTGTGCGCGGTGCCAATCTACTGTCAAAGGCGGATATCGTTTTTCACGATGCATTGGTAGATCCAGCGATGCTGGAGCTCTGCCCTCAAGCAATTAAAGAGCCTGTCGGCAAACGCTGCGGCAAGCTTTCTTCTGCACAACACTTTATCAATAAGCGCTTGATTGACGCGACCCAAAAATATCAAATCATCGTTCGCCTTAAGGGTGGAGACCCCATGATGTTCGGCCGTGCCGATGAGGAAATCAATGCACTTAAGAATCATCATATTGAAGTAGAAGTGGTGCCCGGCATTACAGCGGCATTAGCGGGTGCTGCCGCAATTCAACAATCGCTTACTCTGCGTGGAGTCTCTCGTAGCGTTGCTTTTATCACCTTGGCGCAAGGCACTGAAAATCTTGGCGATAACGGCGGTCAAAAATATCCAATTCAAAATCCACAAGCTGATACCTTGGTGTATTACATGGGTCGCAAAGACGCTACAAGGATTGCCAAGCAACTAATTGAAAGCAGTTCAAACCATATCGGCGAAACTCCTGTTCATATTCTGGAAGCAGTCAGCACTAAGAATGAGCGTCACTGGTCTAGCACTCTAGGGAGACTAGCCGATGGCAGAGCGAATAATTGGTTTGATAGCACTTTGCCAGCGCTAATCATGGTTGGCGAAGCCTTAAGAGAAAAACCAATAATGAAGCAAACGGAAGAATTACAGAGTTCTAGCGCTAAATTCGATGATGGCTTGCAAGACAGCCTCATCCTCACCGACTGCAGGCGTAGCGCTTAG
- a CDS encoding DUF934 domain-containing protein, which translates to MNQQIIYFPKDGKPTVVANEWQIWDGEHDEGGIPDLEHGFHKVLVPFHWWITHHKNPDVLDRVSKGEIGIWFAADDDILKHEDLIETGKTLWPVIGAHFPIFRDGRSFSTAALLRDRFEWQGEVRAIGDVLIDQLLQGARVGFDAFELRPDQNLNVALKQFDLFSVTTQNSWRVQRSTQEVN; encoded by the coding sequence ATGAACCAGCAGATTATTTACTTCCCAAAAGATGGCAAACCCACAGTTGTGGCTAATGAATGGCAAATCTGGGATGGCGAGCATGATGAAGGCGGCATCCCTGATCTTGAGCATGGCTTTCATAAAGTCTTGGTACCGTTTCATTGGTGGATTACCCACCATAAGAATCCAGATGTACTAGACAGGGTAAGCAAAGGCGAGATTGGCATTTGGTTTGCTGCGGATGATGACATTCTGAAACATGAAGACCTCATTGAGACCGGAAAAACACTTTGGCCAGTGATTGGTGCGCACTTCCCTATCTTTAGAGATGGTAGAAGTTTTAGTACTGCGGCCCTACTCAGAGATCGCTTTGAGTGGCAAGGCGAAGTCCGTGCAATTGGTGATGTTTTGATTGATCAACTCTTGCAAGGTGCACGTGTAGGCTTTGATGCTTTTGAACTGCGCCCCGATCAAAATCTTAATGTTGCACTCAAGCAATTTGATCTTTTTAGCGTAACTACTCAAAATAGTTGGCGTGTTCAACGTAGCACTCAAGAAGTCAACTAA